DNA sequence from the Parafrankia irregularis genome:
GGTGTGGGTGTGGCAGGGCTGGCGGGAAGGCCCTACCACCCGGACCACCCGGCGCATCTCCGGGCGCTGGCGACACCGGGCATCTGCGGAATAACGTCAGCGGGTCGGCATCGCCCACCCCGACCACCGGTCGCGGTGGGCGGGGTGGGCGGGGTGGTCAACAGTAGTGGCCGGTGGCGAGAGCCACCGAGGCGGTCGCAGATCGGCGCCGATCCAGATCGCTGGTCGGTGGGCGAGGAGGTTCGCACTCCTACGAACGCGGCCGGGCCTTCGAGAGCCCGGTATCCCGGCGGCGCGGTGGCGCGGTTTGGCAAGTCGCAGGAGTGAACGATTTTGGTCGTCCCGACGACCGAAATCCTTCTTTCTTGCGGGTTGCCAGGCGACCCTGCACTCCCCTTTTTTCAGGGTCTTGCTCAGGAGCAGTGGCAGCGCACCGGTTCGTTCAGGCCGAGGTCGACCCAGGTGTCGGGCGAGGCCGGGGTTGGCGTTGAACCGGTCAGACGTTGAAGCGGAAGTCGACGATGTCGCCGTCGGCCATCACGTAGTCCTTGCCCTCCATCCGGACCCTGCCGGCGGCGCGGGCCGCGGCCATGGAGCCGGCGGACATGAGGTCGTCATAGGACACGATCTCGGCCTTGATGAAACCGCGCTGGAAGTCGCTGTGGATCGCGCCGGCGGCCTCCGGAGCCGTGTCACCGGCCTTGATGGTCCAGGCCCGTGACTCCTTCGGCCCGGCCGTGAGGAAGGTCTGCAGCCCGAGAGTGTGGAAGCCGATCCGGGCGAGCTGCGCCAGCCCGCTCTCCTCCTGCCCAAGCGACGCCAGCAGCTCGGTGGCGTCCTCCTCGGGCAGCTCGATCAGCTCGGCCTCGACCTTCGCGCAGAGGATCACCGCGTCGGCCGGGGCCACCAGGTCGGCGAGCTCCTTGTGCCGGCCCGGGTCGGCCAGGACGTCCTCGTCGACGTTGAAGACGTAGAGGAACGGCTTCGCCGTCAGCAGGAACAGCTCGCGCAGCTCGGCCCGGTCGATCGACGGCTCGCTCGACAGCGGGCGGCCCGCGTCGAGGACCTCCTGGGCCGCCTTCATCGCCGCCAGCAGTGGCTGCTTCGAGCGATCCAGGCGGACTTCCTTCTCCAGCTTCGGCAGCCGGGCGCCGATCGTCTGCAGGTCGGCCAGCACCAGCTCGGTGTTGATCGTCTCGATGTCGGACGCCGGGTCGACGTTCCCCTCGACATGGACCACATCCGGATCCGAGAAGACCCGGACGACCTGGCAGACCGCGTCCGACTCGCGGATGTTGGCCAGAAAGCGGTTCCCCAGCCCCTGCCCCTCCGACGCGCCCCTGACCAGGCCGGCGATGTCGACGAAGCTCACCGTGGCGGGGACGACCCGTGCGCTGGAGAACATCTCGCCCAGCTTCGCGAGCCGCGAGTCCGGGACGCCGACGACACCCACATTGGGCTCGATCGTCGCGAACGGGTAGTTGGCCGCCAGGACCTCGTTACGGGTCAGGGCGTTGAACAGCGTGGACTTGCCCACGTTGGGCAGCCCGACGATGCCGATCGACAGACCCATGGGCAAGGAGTCTACGGGTGATCGGGGGGCCCGGGCTCCGCAGGGCGTGCCGGTGCCGGACCGGGGGCTGGCGCACACCCGGCCACCGGCACCATCGGATCATCAGCACCAGGAGGATCCCCGCACTGTCCGCAGCCTGACAGTCATCGCTCGGTCACCTCCGCCGCAGGGCCCCCGCCCGCTCGGGACAACCGCCCCGCCGGCCCGGAAACCACCGCACTCCAGGCGAACCAAGGGCCGTGACCACGGCGGACGCGTCCGCTCGACCCGGAATCGACCACGCACCGGGGCGGCGGCGCGCCACACATATTGGTAGCGCATCGTGCATAAAGGTATGCCCAAAGTGCGGCGACCAAGACGCGCTGGCTAGTCTGACTATCGCCCTGACGCAGCCGCAAACTTGGGGCGGTACGTTGCCCTGGTGAGTACGCCGCCCCACCGGCAGCCCGCCGGACCGCCCGGCAGGTCCGGGCGCGGCCGCGTGCCGGATGACGGCTACCCGTACAACCAACGTGAACGGGTCGGATCACCACCTCCGGCCACGGTTGTCACCGGGACCCGCCGAGGTCTGTCCGCGTTCGGCGCGGCATTGCTCGTCATCGTCGTGGGCGCTGTCGGCGCGATCGTCGACTCGCTGCTCTTCGACAATCTTCGGTTCGTCTTCGGTGTCCTCTTCGTGGCCGCCTGCGTCCTGGCCGTGGTGCGAGTCCACGTCGACGACCTGATCGGCGTCGTCATCATGCCGCCACTCGCCTACGCGGTGATCACGATCATCGTCGGCTATGTCAACCCGGCCGCAGAAGGCGGGAGCAGCGGGCTGAAGGACCGGGCGATCAACGTCGGGTACGAGATGATCCTGCACGCTCCGGTCCTGCTCGCGGCAGTCATCCTTGTCGCCGTCCTCGCGGCCCTCCGCGGGCGGCGGGTGCAGGTGGCCCGGCGCGAGCGGCAGCGTTCCCTGGCCCAGTCCGCGGCGGCCCGCCGGCGCCGGCCTATCTGACACCGCCCACGGCCCGCCAGGCCGTGATCCGATCACATCCGCCGACCTGATCCGGTCCGCGCTGGACGGATGAACGACGGGCGCTCGCCACGAGGTTCCGCGACACGGAGCCCTGCCGCACGAGTGCTCTGACCGCACGACGCTCCGACCACACGAGGCTCTGCCGCATCCGGCCACGAGACTCCGCCGCATCCGGCGTGGCCGCCGGTCGTGCCGCGGCCGCGTTACGGGGCACGGAAGGTCCAGGCGTGCAGGCGGCGACCCACGACACACACCAAGGCGCCAGAAGACGCATTCATCCACATTGTTCACGGGTTAGCACTCATGGGCTTTCCTCAGGCCAGCAAGGGCACCCACCACCAATAGGCACCCGAGGGTCATCAGCGCAACAGCGGAACCGGCGGACCCGTGGGGTACTGTTACCCCGTGGCCACCTACACGCCGAATTTCCGGGATCGCGTTCCGCGCTCCTGGTGGCGGCAGTGTCGGTGCGGCCATCTGGACGATTCGCACCGGCATTACCGTCCGGGGAGTGACTGCGGCAAATGCGTATGCCCGCGGTTCACGCGCCTGCAGCGCCGTGCCGCCCGGGCGGTCGCACCACCGCCCTAGGGCGCCGGCGGTGTGCTGTGGGCAGCGGCGCGGCGTCCGCATCCTCCTGTCACACCGCCGGCCGCCACGCCGAGCTCTGACCACGTCGAGGTGGAGATGCCGGCCCCCGGCCCACTCGTGGGCTTGGCGGCCGCACATCACACGCGGGCGTCGGGACGGCGAGGTCTTCAGCCGGCCACGCCCGCAAGCTCAAATCGAATCCCCAAGAACTAGATGATTGAACCTTTTTCAATGCCGACAGGCGAGTGCTTCACCTTGCCCACAAGCAACAAAGAACCACCCATCAGCAGAGCCACGCCGATGACCATTCATTTTCAGCTCACCTCTTGACACAGATCTCCCTACCGTAACGGCGCCGCTACTCGCGGCAATAGCCCATGCTAGATTCCGCTGGACGCCGACCGGTTACTTTCCGCGATATGGCCGACCCGTGAAGGCGGTCGGCCCGGGGACCGCTGGAGGGGCGATAGTGTCTTCCTCGCAATCCGTCACGACGATCAAGCACAAAGAATTCAAGGAAGACCCGGAGAGAACCGAGACGGCGCGTTCCGCGCCGACGAACACCCGGGCACGCGGACGAGGAGGCCCGCCCAACCGTCCGCGCCCGGTCCCGATCCTGCGCTACGACGTTGCCGCCGATCCGGCCGGGCACGCCCCGCGCAGATCGACCGTCACACCGGCGGTCTTCGCCCGCCACCGCCGCATGATCCAGCGAGCCCGTCGCCACTTCATGACCGTCACCGAGTACTGCTCGGCGCTCCGGTCGGCCGACGCTCCGCCCGACGCGATCGTCGTGACCTTCGACGGGGATCGGGCCGAGACGTTCGTGGCAGCCCGCGAGCTGGCCGAGCGGGGGCACGCGGCCACCGTCTTCGTGACCACGTCCCGGCTGGGGGCACCCGGCATGCTCAGCGAGGCCGACATCCGCCGTCTGCATGAGCTGGGTGTCGAGATCGGTGCGAGCGGTCACAGCGGGCGGCGCCTCGACGGCATGCACCGCTCGGACGTGACCGCGGAGATCACGTTGTCCCGGCGGAGGCTGGCCGCGATCACCGGCGAGGAACCGCGGTCCTTCGCCTATCCGCGCGGTGGGTGGGATCCCCCGGCTCGCCAGCTGGTCATCGCCGCCGGCTACAGCGCTGCCTGCGCTGTGGGCGAGGCGCTGTCCCATCCGGGCGACGATCCGTTCGCGCTCACCCGCCTGACCGTCGGCGGTGGGCTCACCGACCACCGGGTTCGTGCCTGGCTCGACGGCATCGGCCGCACGCTGCCTCGCACGTTCCTGTCCGGGTCGAGGCTGCGGCTCGTCCAGCCCGGGCTCGGGGTCCGCGTGCCGACCCGCGTCAGTGGCGTGTACCACCCCCTGTTCGCGCCACGCGCTCCCCGGGCAACGCAGGTTCCACCGGTTGACCGGCCCGGGCACCCGCAGCGGTGACGACGCCGGCGGTCGGGCCGCGCGGGTTCCGGAGCACCCGGCGGGCCCGCGGTGCTGAGCTGGTCGGGAGCACCGACTGGGCCTGGCCGGCCGCGTGGACCGGAAGCAGCGACTGGCCGGACCTGGCGGACAACCCGTCACGGTCCGGTCCCGGGCCGCTGGCCAGGCGAGGCGGCGTTCCACGGCGGCCTGATCGACCCCGACGGCTCAGGTGGCTCAGCGCGCCACACCGGGTCGCGGGGGTCGCGCGGGCAGTCGCAGCCAGCCGCCGCCTGGGTACTGCCGCCCAGCTGGCGGGCCTGCTGCTGGCCGGGGTCTTCTGGGGCTTCGCCGCCCACCGCATGCCGGCATCAGTGCTCGCCGCCGATGCCACCGTCGCCCTGTGCCTGTGGGCCATCGTCCAGGTGGCACGGGCGGCCGTGGGCGACACCGGCCCGAGCGGTCAGCTGCGGGCGGGCGGGCTCGCCATGCTGATGGCCGTCGCGCTCACCGAGGGCGGCGGCTGGTTGATCCCGGACCTCGACTTCCTCCGGACGAAGCCCGGCTTCCTCATCCTCGTGCCGCTGGCCGCGGCCAGCGGGGCGTTGTGGCCCGGTCACCTGGGCGGGCAGCGGTCCAGCAGGCCTCCCGATCCGGGCCGCCCTGCACTGATGGAGCCCGGGCTGCTCATGGGACCTGGCGGGATCGGCGCGGTCGCGGTCGGGCTCATCCGGACCGGCACACTCGTCGCGCTCGTCGCGACCGCGGTCGGCCAGGTACATCTGGCACTGCTCGCGTGGCTGGCACCGGTAGCGCTGGCCGCCGGTCCGCGGTGTGGATGGCTGCTCTGGCACGCGACCACCGGGCCAGCGGCAGCCCCGGGACCATGCCCCGCCCCACGCGGCGCGGGCCTGGTCCCGGTCCCGAGCGGGCACCCGCGGATTCCCAGGCAACGGCTTCCCGAGCGACAGGCCACCAGGCACCAGGTCCGCGGGCACCAGGTCCGCAGGCAGGGGATCCGCAGGCGAGAGGCCGTCGGGCGACGGTTCACCGGCGGCCAGCCGGCGGCAGGAACGACCGCAACGGGGCGGGTGCTGTGGCCCGCGGTGGCGACCGGACTGACCGCCATCCTGTTGAGCCAGCAGGCGGACGCGGCCTGCGCCTCCTTCGCACTGGCCGCCTTCGCCGTCGCCGCGGCGACCGGGCCGGTCGGCGACCGCGGGCCGGCTGCCCTGCCGGCTGTGGCTGTCGCCCTGGTCGCCGCACCGGCGCTCTGGGCCTCGTTCGGCCCCGGCTATCCGGCCGAGGGCACCGCCACCCTGCGGCTGCTCCTGCTCGCCCTTGCGATCGACGCGCTGCCCGCGGTTCGGGCCACCGCCACCCGGCCGGTGATCCACCGGGCGGGCGCGATGACCGGCCTGATCGCGCTGGTCGCTCTGCTCCCGCTGGCGTCCCCGGGCCACGAAGCCGAGGGATACGCCTTGGCGCTCCTGGTCGGGCGCACAGTTGCCGCGCTGTCGGCTGTCGGCTGGGCCTACCTGGTCGACAGCCATCCCGTTGGTCACCAAGGAGACACGGCGAACTACCTGCCGTAGCTTCGTAAGTGTGGACAAGCAGCCGGTCACGCGGGTCCTCGTCATCGAGCAGGGGGCGGGGCTCTGGGAATCCCAGCGTTTCGTCCTGCGGATGGCGCCGTTGCTGGAGCGGCGCGGCGTCGAGCAGATCCTGGCCACTCCGCCCGGCAGCCCGGCCGCGGCCGCCTGGCAGGCCGCGGGTCGGGAACACGCCACGCTTCCGGGGCCATTGAGCCGAACTCTGCGCCATCCGGACCGACCCCGCGACCGCGCTCTGACCGCTCGGGAGACCGGGCGGACCATGGCCACCGCTGCCCGCGCCGCACAGCTCGCGCGACGCCTCGACGTCGACGTCCTGCAGGCCAACAGCCACTGGTCCCACCTGGCCGCGGTCCTGGCCGCGGCCGCGTGCCGACGACCGGCTCTTCTCGTCCTCCATGAGGAGAACGACCCGGATCTGGTCGGTCGGCTACGCGGGGCGGTGGTGCGCGCCGCCGCCGGGTCCGTGGCGGTCAGCGATGCGGTCGCGTCCTCCCTGCCACCCTGGGCGGCCGGGAGGACTGTGGTCGTCCGCAGCGGTGTCGACACCGACGGGCTTCGCCCCGGTCCGGTGGACCCCGCGGTGCGGGCGAGCCTGTCCACCGACCCGACGGCGCCGCTGGTCCTGGTCGTGTCCCGGCTCGACCAGTGCTCGGGAATCGACGCGGTGATCCGCGCCGTGGCCGCGCTCCCCCAGCACCTGGCGTCGACCCGGCTGGCTGTCGCGGGCGCGCCCAGCACGGATCCGAGTTCACCGACCTCGCCTCGGCGGCTGGGTGCTGAGCTGCTCGACGGCCGTGTGGTCTTTCTGGGGCCTCGCAACGACGTCGGCGACCTGCTGCGGGCCAGTGACGTCCTGGTTCTCACGTCCAGCCTCGAAGGGCTTCCGCGCTGTGTGCTGGAGGCGCAGGCCTGCGGACG
Encoded proteins:
- the ychF gene encoding redox-regulated ATPase YchF, producing the protein MGLSIGIVGLPNVGKSTLFNALTRNEVLAANYPFATIEPNVGVVGVPDSRLAKLGEMFSSARVVPATVSFVDIAGLVRGASEGQGLGNRFLANIRESDAVCQVVRVFSDPDVVHVEGNVDPASDIETINTELVLADLQTIGARLPKLEKEVRLDRSKQPLLAAMKAAQEVLDAGRPLSSEPSIDRAELRELFLLTAKPFLYVFNVDEDVLADPGRHKELADLVAPADAVILCAKVEAELIELPEEDATELLASLGQEESGLAQLARIGFHTLGLQTFLTAGPKESRAWTIKAGDTAPEAAGAIHSDFQRGFIKAEIVSYDDLMSAGSMAAARAAGRVRMEGKDYVMADGDIVDFRFNV
- a CDS encoding DUF6542 domain-containing protein; amino-acid sequence: MPDDGYPYNQRERVGSPPPATVVTGTRRGLSAFGAALLVIVVGAVGAIVDSLLFDNLRFVFGVLFVAACVLAVVRVHVDDLIGVVIMPPLAYAVITIIVGYVNPAAEGGSSGLKDRAINVGYEMILHAPVLLAAVILVAVLAALRGRRVQVARRERQRSLAQSAAARRRRPI
- a CDS encoding polysaccharide deacetylase family protein, yielding MSSSQSVTTIKHKEFKEDPERTETARSAPTNTRARGRGGPPNRPRPVPILRYDVAADPAGHAPRRSTVTPAVFARHRRMIQRARRHFMTVTEYCSALRSADAPPDAIVVTFDGDRAETFVAARELAERGHAATVFVTTSRLGAPGMLSEADIRRLHELGVEIGASGHSGRRLDGMHRSDVTAEITLSRRRLAAITGEEPRSFAYPRGGWDPPARQLVIAAGYSAACAVGEALSHPGDDPFALTRLTVGGGLTDHRVRAWLDGIGRTLPRTFLSGSRLRLVQPGLGVRVPTRVSGVYHPLFAPRAPRATQVPPVDRPGHPQR
- a CDS encoding glycosyltransferase family 4 protein, coding for MDKQPVTRVLVIEQGAGLWESQRFVLRMAPLLERRGVEQILATPPGSPAAAAWQAAGREHATLPGPLSRTLRHPDRPRDRALTARETGRTMATAARAAQLARRLDVDVLQANSHWSHLAAVLAAAACRRPALLVLHEENDPDLVGRLRGAVVRAAAGSVAVSDAVASSLPPWAAGRTVVVRSGVDTDGLRPGPVDPAVRASLSTDPTAPLVLVVSRLDQCSGIDAVIRAVAALPQHLASTRLAVAGAPSTDPSSPTSPRRLGAELLDGRVVFLGPRNDVGDLLRASDVLVLTSSLEGLPRCVLEAQACGRPVVCFPSTGVPEIVTDQATGLIARPNDIADLSDKIAQVLDNGTLADLLRARARANVVAQHTLAAQADSLAGILVGLTSQAGFRHRRRRGHSRATAARRQNRHQPAAGLQWQQSGNS